Proteins found in one Paucidesulfovibrio gracilis DSM 16080 genomic segment:
- a CDS encoding ArnT family glycosyltransferase has protein sequence MRSMFPAFDKRPHLWAAAIILTTFLIRVVYVATGQITLVQDEAQYWDWTRHLQLTYYSKGPLIAWIIHVWTSVFGDTELGVRFGSIFGSLLTQTVLYLGVAKLWNKPRVALWSLLIFNTTAIFAGLSILMTTDNPFMLTWTCCLFLLYLGSRSQADGRAPVWPFVLLSLCFGIGILAKYTMLGFIGLSGMFWLALLYQRACPKGFFTRLAASLLVGLFLGFLPTLIWNIQHDFVGYKHVLHLIGASGKKAQAFFHLKRVPEHLSAQIGLALPWWLVFMFLGAWRAGRTALERRPTTDMDRIEERRRSALLFLFFVPVWLFFFLWSFHAKIMPNWTTVSYVAGCILAAQAMDRLFQRGSGFAWKIRKLWPALAVAIFLLMHTAQLLPLPFSMDPTRRVKGWRELGEVIEEHRLHGFDDPERVFIMSNLYDMTAALAFYVPGQPRTYCAWVDSRRMNQYDLWPGPDADKVGWDAIYVKKRLKNGVVKDLQAMFDSVSEPIHVQTMYNGVPSRTFTLFLCKGYNGFWPKRHNNKF, from the coding sequence ATGCGCAGCATGTTTCCGGCTTTTGATAAGCGCCCGCATCTTTGGGCCGCCGCGATTATTCTCACTACCTTCTTGATTCGCGTGGTCTACGTGGCCACGGGCCAGATCACCCTTGTCCAGGACGAAGCCCAGTATTGGGACTGGACCCGGCACTTGCAGCTGACCTACTACAGCAAAGGTCCGCTCATCGCCTGGATCATCCACGTCTGGACCAGTGTGTTCGGCGATACGGAACTGGGTGTGCGCTTCGGTTCCATTTTCGGCTCCCTGCTCACGCAGACGGTGCTCTATCTCGGTGTGGCAAAGCTCTGGAACAAACCGCGAGTCGCTTTGTGGTCACTGCTGATCTTTAATACCACCGCCATCTTCGCGGGTCTGAGCATCCTGATGACCACGGACAACCCGTTCATGCTCACTTGGACCTGCTGCCTTTTTCTGCTGTATCTCGGCTCGCGGTCCCAAGCGGATGGGCGCGCCCCGGTCTGGCCCTTTGTCCTTCTGAGTCTTTGTTTCGGCATCGGCATTCTCGCCAAGTACACCATGCTCGGGTTCATCGGGCTTTCCGGCATGTTCTGGCTGGCCCTGCTGTATCAACGGGCCTGCCCCAAAGGTTTTTTCACTCGACTGGCCGCTTCCCTGCTGGTGGGGCTGTTCCTCGGCTTTTTGCCCACGCTGATCTGGAACATTCAGCATGACTTTGTGGGTTACAAGCACGTGCTGCACTTGATCGGCGCTTCCGGCAAAAAGGCCCAGGCTTTTTTCCATCTCAAGCGGGTTCCGGAGCACCTTTCCGCCCAGATCGGGCTGGCCTTGCCCTGGTGGCTGGTCTTTATGTTCCTTGGTGCCTGGCGCGCCGGCCGCACGGCCCTTGAACGCCGCCCCACCACGGACATGGACCGCATCGAAGAACGCCGCCGCAGCGCCCTGTTGTTTCTCTTTTTCGTCCCGGTCTGGCTGTTCTTTTTTCTCTGGAGCTTTCACGCCAAGATCATGCCGAACTGGACCACGGTGAGCTATGTGGCCGGGTGCATTCTTGCCGCGCAGGCCATGGACCGGCTCTTCCAACGCGGCAGCGGCTTTGCCTGGAAAATCCGCAAGCTCTGGCCCGCCCTTGCCGTGGCCATTTTTCTGCTCATGCACACGGCCCAGCTTTTGCCTCTGCCTTTTTCCATGGACCCGACCCGGCGCGTCAAAGGCTGGCGGGAACTCGGAGAGGTCATTGAGGAGCACCGCCTCCACGGGTTTGATGACCCGGAGCGCGTGTTCATCATGAGCAACCTCTACGACATGACCGCGGCCCTCGCCTTTTATGTCCCCGGACAGCCCCGCACGTACTGTGCCTGGGTGGATTCCCGGCGCATGAATCAATACGACCTTTGGCCTGGGCCGGATGCGGACAAAGTGGGCTGGGACGCGATTTACGTCAAAAAACGGCTGAAAAACGGCGTGGTCAAGGATCTTCAGGCCATGTTCGATTCGGTCAGTGAGCCGATTCATGTGCAGACCATGTACAACGGCGTCCCCTCCCGCACGTTCACCTTGTTTCTTTGCAAGGGGTACAACGGCTTTTGGCCGAAACGCCACAACAATAAATTTTAA